The following are encoded together in the Kribbella voronezhensis genome:
- a CDS encoding TetR/AcrR family transcriptional regulator produces MTVTVDETLREATVAVLAKHGWDGVTLERVAEQVGRSRVTLWRQGLTVEALLNSLLDALASDYRDAMWPVLTATGTGRQGLVNTLNALFEVQDRHLPLMMSSDLIFHREQERNGSVIYLEPFERFLREGAEDGSLHPRGRIDDVAEIVMVSAAMTYVHMRGRHHWSKSRARRLTLDLILRGLVEP; encoded by the coding sequence ATGACGGTCACGGTCGACGAGACGCTGCGGGAAGCGACGGTCGCGGTGCTGGCCAAGCACGGCTGGGACGGCGTCACGCTGGAACGGGTGGCCGAGCAGGTCGGCCGGTCCAGGGTCACGTTGTGGCGCCAAGGTCTCACCGTCGAGGCATTGCTCAACTCGCTGCTCGACGCCCTGGCCAGCGATTACCGCGACGCGATGTGGCCGGTGCTGACGGCGACCGGGACCGGCCGGCAGGGCCTGGTCAACACGCTGAACGCCTTGTTCGAAGTACAGGATCGTCATCTGCCGTTGATGATGTCGTCGGATCTCATCTTCCACCGGGAGCAGGAACGCAACGGCTCGGTGATCTACCTGGAGCCGTTCGAACGGTTCCTGCGCGAAGGCGCGGAAGACGGCTCGCTGCACCCGCGCGGCCGGATCGACGACGTCGCCGAGATCGTGATGGTGAGTGCCGCGATGACGTACGTGCACATGCGCGGTCGCCACCACTGGTCCAAGTCCCGGGCCCGCCGGCTGACCCTCGACCTGATCCTCCGCGGACTGGTCGAGCCTTGA
- a CDS encoding APC family permease, whose product MTAAEQQPGLVRGLGVPDAVVIGLGSMVGAGVFAVWGPAARAAGEGLLAGLVIAAIVAYCNAASSAQLAAVYPVSGGAYVYGRERLSPTLGFMAGSCFVIGKTASCAAMALTFATYVVPDAGWLRRGVALLAVVLLAAVNYRGVTRTARLTRILVVCSLTVLALVLVLLQTSNSTHRLPSVWPGGTSVYGVLQAAGLLFFAFAGYARIATMGEEVRDPARTIPRAVSIALLVAVGIYLLIGLALLSSVGAPGLAASSAPLATAVSTADAAWAIPVVRIGAALASLGALLALIAGIGRTTLAMARNGDLPGWLAAVHPRFRVPHHAEIALAVVVGVLVLTTDLRGVIGFSSFGVLLYYAIANAAAFTQPRDQRRWPRFVSVLGLLGCVVLAFTLPPASAVTAAAVLAVALLSRWLLVRSGRAGSARS is encoded by the coding sequence GTGACGGCAGCGGAGCAGCAGCCGGGCCTGGTCCGCGGACTGGGCGTGCCGGACGCGGTGGTGATCGGGCTCGGGTCGATGGTGGGCGCCGGGGTGTTCGCGGTCTGGGGGCCGGCCGCGCGGGCCGCCGGTGAAGGTCTGCTGGCCGGCCTCGTCATCGCCGCGATCGTTGCCTACTGCAACGCCGCGTCCTCGGCCCAGTTGGCCGCCGTCTATCCGGTGTCCGGCGGCGCCTACGTCTACGGGCGTGAGCGGCTCTCGCCGACCCTGGGCTTCATGGCCGGCTCCTGCTTCGTGATCGGCAAGACCGCTTCCTGTGCCGCGATGGCGCTCACCTTCGCGACGTACGTCGTACCGGATGCGGGCTGGCTTCGCCGAGGCGTCGCCTTGCTGGCGGTGGTCCTGCTGGCCGCCGTCAACTATCGCGGCGTGACTCGTACGGCGAGGTTGACCCGCATTCTGGTCGTCTGCTCGCTGACCGTTCTTGCGCTGGTTCTGGTGCTCCTGCAGACGTCGAACTCGACGCACCGGCTTCCGTCGGTGTGGCCCGGTGGAACGAGTGTCTACGGCGTCCTGCAAGCGGCCGGCCTGCTGTTCTTCGCTTTCGCCGGCTATGCCCGGATCGCGACGATGGGGGAGGAGGTCCGCGACCCGGCGCGGACCATACCCCGAGCCGTCTCCATCGCACTACTGGTTGCTGTGGGCATCTACTTGCTGATCGGGCTCGCCTTGCTGAGTTCGGTCGGCGCACCCGGCCTGGCCGCTTCCTCCGCACCACTTGCCACTGCAGTCAGTACCGCGGACGCGGCGTGGGCGATCCCTGTCGTCCGGATCGGTGCCGCGCTCGCCAGCCTCGGCGCACTGCTGGCCCTGATCGCGGGGATCGGCCGCACCACCTTGGCGATGGCCCGCAACGGCGACCTGCCCGGCTGGCTGGCCGCAGTACATCCGCGCTTCCGGGTGCCGCATCACGCCGAGATCGCCCTGGCCGTCGTGGTCGGTGTCCTGGTGCTGACCACCGATCTGCGCGGCGTCATCGGCTTCTCGTCGTTCGGAGTCCTGCTGTACTACGCGATCGCCAACGCGGCCGCCTTCACCCAGCCCCGGGACCAGCGTCGCTGGCCCCGGTTCGTCAGCGTCCTCGGACTGCTGGGTTGTGTCGTTCTGGCGTTCACGTTGCCGCCCGCCTCAGCCGTCACCGCTGCCGCAGTATTGGCTGTCGCGCTGCTGAGCCGGTGGCTGCTGGTCAGGTCAGGTCGCGCCGGATCCGCCAGAAGCTGA
- a CDS encoding ABC transporter permease subunit codes for MIWLTWRQFRLQAVVILTAVLLIGFVLLLTGPGLLHSYQVNKSGFLDQLEFQQWNKRLYILGLVAVYAAPPVIGAFWGAPLIARELEAGTHRLVWTQSISRRKWLLTKLGLTGTAAVVATGLLSLAVTRWSDPVDDAVAAGQSGSFVPRLWPSVFAARGIVPIGYTAFAFALGVAIGLLVRRSLVGVAITLAVVIAVQIFTPMVLRPHLITPAKASAVVTTENMRGLQIQGSPTSPLVKGLEVELGRPGDWKLSDQTVNAAGKVQKSLPAWFGACAPPPPGAEDSKQPRQSLEACFQRLANEGYRQQISYVPANRFWDLQWRETGVFVALAFLLAGFSFWRIRRDLT; via the coding sequence ATGATCTGGCTGACCTGGCGTCAGTTCCGCCTGCAGGCCGTGGTGATCCTCACCGCCGTACTGCTCATCGGTTTCGTTTTGTTGCTGACCGGTCCCGGCCTGCTGCACAGCTACCAGGTCAACAAGAGCGGCTTCCTCGACCAACTGGAGTTCCAGCAGTGGAACAAGCGGTTGTACATCCTCGGCCTGGTTGCCGTGTACGCCGCTCCGCCGGTGATCGGTGCGTTCTGGGGAGCACCGTTGATCGCGCGCGAGCTCGAGGCCGGGACGCACCGGCTGGTGTGGACCCAGAGCATCAGCCGGCGGAAATGGCTGCTCACCAAGCTCGGTCTCACCGGCACGGCCGCCGTGGTCGCCACCGGCTTGCTCAGTCTGGCGGTGACGCGCTGGTCCGACCCGGTCGACGACGCGGTCGCCGCAGGCCAGTCCGGCTCGTTCGTGCCTCGGCTGTGGCCTTCGGTGTTCGCCGCCCGGGGCATCGTCCCGATCGGCTACACGGCCTTCGCCTTCGCCCTGGGCGTCGCGATCGGTCTGCTGGTCCGCCGCAGTCTGGTCGGTGTCGCCATCACCCTGGCAGTGGTGATCGCGGTGCAGATCTTCACCCCCATGGTGCTGCGGCCGCATCTCATCACCCCGGCGAAGGCATCGGCGGTCGTGACGACCGAGAACATGCGCGGGCTCCAGATCCAGGGGTCACCGACCAGCCCACTGGTGAAAGGGCTCGAGGTCGAGCTCGGCCGGCCCGGCGACTGGAAGCTGTCCGACCAGACGGTGAATGCCGCCGGGAAGGTCCAGAAGTCGCTGCCCGCCTGGTTCGGCGCCTGCGCGCCCCCGCCGCCAGGAGCCGAGGATTCGAAACAGCCACGACAGAGCCTGGAAGCCTGCTTCCAGCGGTTGGCGAACGAGGGCTACCGGCAACAGATCTCCTACGTGCCGGCCAACCGGTTCTGGGATCTGCAGTGGCGCGAGACCGGGGTCTTCGTCGCGCTCGCGTTCCTGCTGGCCGGCTTCAGCTTCTGGCGGATCCGGCGCGACCTGACCTGA
- a CDS encoding ABC transporter ATP-binding protein, with translation MNTVLQAQGLGKKYGRRWALSDCTLDVPAGRVVGLVGPNGAGKSTLLHLAVGMLTPTSGSITVLGEPAGTSQRAKVGFVAQDTPTYSRMSVADHLRLGARLNPDWDESIATKRIERLGLDLKQRAGRLSGGQRAQLALTLGISKRPELLVLDEPVAALDPLARREFLQDLMEAVAEQELSVVLSSHLVSDVERSCDFLIVLVDSRVQVSGEIETLLATHYRISGPRRDEKSLPSAQHVISASHTDRQSTLVIRTEQPILDPAWTVSRLSLEDLVLAYMGRPSAPEQNNHRPVLEVQR, from the coding sequence GTGAACACGGTTCTGCAAGCCCAGGGACTGGGCAAGAAGTACGGGCGGCGCTGGGCGCTGTCGGACTGCACACTCGACGTGCCCGCCGGCCGGGTCGTCGGCCTGGTCGGCCCCAACGGCGCCGGTAAGAGCACGCTGCTGCATCTCGCGGTCGGCATGCTGACCCCGACCAGTGGCTCGATCACCGTGCTCGGTGAGCCCGCGGGCACCTCGCAGCGGGCGAAGGTCGGCTTCGTCGCCCAGGACACCCCGACGTACAGCAGGATGAGCGTGGCCGACCACCTACGGCTCGGCGCGCGACTCAACCCGGACTGGGACGAGTCCATCGCCACCAAGCGGATCGAGCGACTCGGCCTCGACCTCAAGCAGCGGGCCGGGCGGCTGTCCGGTGGTCAGCGGGCGCAGCTCGCGCTCACCCTCGGGATCTCGAAGCGGCCCGAACTGCTGGTCCTCGACGAACCGGTGGCGGCCCTTGATCCGCTGGCCCGGCGAGAGTTCCTCCAGGACCTGATGGAGGCGGTCGCCGAGCAGGAACTCAGTGTGGTGCTGTCGTCCCACCTGGTCTCCGACGTCGAACGATCCTGCGACTTCCTGATCGTCCTGGTCGACTCCAGGGTCCAGGTCAGCGGCGAGATCGAGACGCTGCTGGCGACGCACTACCGGATCAGCGGCCCGCGTCGCGACGAGAAGTCGTTGCCCTCGGCCCAGCACGTGATCTCGGCCAGTCACACGGATCGTCAATCCACGTTGGTGATCCGCACCGAGCAACCGATCCTCGATCCTGCCTGGACGGTCAGCCGGCTCTCCCTCGAGGACCTGGTCCTCGCCTACATGGGCCGCCCGTCCGCGCCCGAGCAGAACAACCACCGTCCGGTCCTGGAGGTCCAAAGATGA
- a CDS encoding GntR family transcriptional regulator, whose protein sequence is MIEFHLDERSGVSPYQQIVQQVRNALRLGMLRIGDRLPTVKEVVAQLAINPNTVLKAYRELEHEGLVSAKQGVGTFVTQTLADTSLAAHGPLRQDLQRWLTKARRAGLDDESIEALFLATFRTAAQEDIA, encoded by the coding sequence ATGATCGAGTTCCATCTCGACGAGCGGTCGGGCGTCTCGCCCTATCAGCAGATCGTCCAGCAGGTCCGCAACGCGCTCCGGCTGGGGATGTTGCGCATCGGCGACCGGCTGCCGACGGTCAAAGAGGTGGTCGCCCAGCTCGCGATCAACCCCAACACCGTCTTGAAGGCCTATCGCGAGCTGGAGCACGAGGGCCTGGTGTCGGCCAAGCAGGGCGTCGGCACGTTCGTCACCCAGACGCTGGCCGACACCTCGCTCGCCGCGCACGGTCCGCTCCGGCAGGACCTGCAGCGCTGGCTCACCAAGGCCCGCCGCGCCGGACTCGACGACGAGAGCATCGAGGCTCTCTTCTTGGCCACCTTTCGGACCGCCGCCCAGGAGGACATAGCGTGA
- a CDS encoding GNAT family N-acetyltransferase — MTEAAKVTVRQAVEEDSAALIELERTAFDSRSGFPSFRTAVRESFFTERCQPEHVLVAVDGDEIIGFARLTDKYPFVEGAGVLMVGGLAVAPTARRRGVGSALLEAVEAEGRRRGARKISLNVFGVNTEAQRLYAKHGYVVEARQTAEFTIDGELMNDLGLALFL, encoded by the coding sequence GTGACTGAGGCAGCGAAGGTGACCGTCCGCCAGGCCGTCGAGGAAGACAGCGCGGCACTGATCGAGTTGGAGAGGACCGCGTTCGACTCGCGGTCGGGGTTCCCGTCGTTCCGGACCGCCGTACGGGAGTCGTTCTTCACCGAGCGCTGCCAGCCGGAGCATGTGCTGGTGGCTGTGGACGGCGACGAGATCATCGGCTTCGCCCGGCTGACCGACAAGTACCCGTTCGTCGAAGGCGCCGGCGTACTCATGGTCGGCGGTCTGGCGGTGGCGCCGACAGCGCGCCGTCGCGGGGTCGGATCAGCGCTGCTGGAGGCGGTCGAGGCCGAGGGACGGCGGCGGGGCGCCCGCAAGATCAGCCTCAACGTCTTCGGCGTGAACACCGAGGCGCAGCGGCTCTACGCCAAGCACGGGTACGTCGTCGAGGCCCGGCAGACGGCGGAGTTCACCATCGACGGAGAGCTCATGAACGATCTGGGCCTGGCGCTGTTCCTTTGA
- a CDS encoding cryptochrome/photolyase family protein, with product MAPAVMWFRRDLRLADNPALLDAVAAGDGTVLGLFVLDPALWDKAGDPRRNHLLASLRSLSDSMDGNLVVRRGDPAEVVPELAAEIGAAGVHIAADFGPYGGRRDAEVEKALDCPLVTTGSPYAVAPGRVLTQQGASYQVFTPYFRSWLEHGWRQPVKAPDKVKWIAKQGELLDGPAVDGAGETAVRERWQEYLDDVAEYDAVRDRPDLNSTSRMSVPLKYGEIHPRTMLADLARRRSAGADSYRRELAWREFCADLLARYPDAAWKPLRPEFEQMEYDEPGDAFDAWCNGLTGYPIVDAGMRQLAETGFMHNRVRMVVASFLVKDLHVHWKYGARWFMRQLRDGDLASNSLNWQWVAGCGADASPYFRIFNPTTQGLKFDPSGSYVRHWVPELADLAGKAVHEPWKHDVPAYPRPIVDHAEARQESLRRYAAIKGTAPGPDRS from the coding sequence ATGGCTCCTGCGGTGATGTGGTTCCGGCGCGATCTGCGCCTCGCGGACAATCCGGCGCTGCTGGATGCGGTGGCAGCCGGTGACGGAACGGTCCTCGGCCTGTTCGTCCTCGATCCCGCCTTGTGGGACAAGGCCGGCGATCCCCGCCGCAACCACCTGCTGGCATCCCTGCGGTCCCTGTCGGACTCGATGGACGGCAACCTCGTCGTACGCCGTGGCGACCCGGCCGAGGTCGTTCCCGAGCTCGCAGCCGAGATCGGGGCGGCCGGCGTGCACATCGCGGCCGACTTCGGCCCGTACGGCGGCCGCCGGGACGCCGAGGTCGAGAAGGCACTCGACTGCCCGCTCGTCACGACCGGATCCCCGTACGCCGTCGCGCCCGGCCGGGTGCTCACCCAGCAGGGCGCGTCGTACCAGGTCTTCACGCCGTACTTCCGGAGCTGGCTGGAACACGGCTGGCGTCAGCCGGTGAAGGCGCCGGACAAGGTGAAGTGGATCGCGAAGCAAGGTGAACTCCTGGACGGACCGGCCGTCGACGGAGCCGGTGAGACCGCGGTACGGGAGCGGTGGCAGGAATACCTGGACGACGTCGCGGAGTACGACGCTGTTCGGGACCGGCCGGATCTGAATTCGACCTCGCGGATGTCGGTGCCGTTGAAGTACGGCGAGATCCACCCCCGGACGATGCTCGCCGACCTGGCCCGCAGACGCAGTGCGGGCGCGGACTCGTACCGGCGCGAGCTCGCCTGGCGCGAGTTCTGCGCCGACCTGCTGGCCCGCTACCCGGATGCGGCCTGGAAACCGTTGCGGCCGGAGTTCGAGCAGATGGAGTACGACGAACCGGGTGACGCCTTCGATGCCTGGTGCAACGGCCTGACGGGGTACCCGATCGTCGACGCCGGGATGCGGCAACTGGCCGAGACCGGGTTCATGCACAACCGGGTGCGGATGGTGGTCGCCTCGTTCCTGGTGAAGGACCTGCATGTGCACTGGAAGTACGGCGCGCGCTGGTTCATGCGGCAGTTGCGGGACGGCGACCTCGCGTCGAACTCGCTGAACTGGCAGTGGGTGGCCGGCTGTGGCGCCGACGCGTCGCCGTACTTCCGGATCTTCAACCCGACCACGCAGGGACTCAAGTTCGACCCGTCGGGCTCGTATGTCCGCCACTGGGTGCCCGAGCTCGCAGACCTGGCCGGCAAGGCCGTCCACGAGCCGTGGAAGCACGACGTACCGGCGTACCCGCGGCCGATCGTCGACCACGCCGAAGCCCGGCAGGAGTCCCTGCGCCGCTACGCCGCGATCAAAGGAACAGCGCCAGGCCCAGATCGTTCATGA
- a CDS encoding metal-dependent transcriptional regulator: protein MVVVSELIDTTEMYLRTVYELEEEGILPLRARIAERLHQSGPTVSQTVARMERDGLVTVEGDRHLELTEVGRMQATRVMRKHRLAERLLVDVIGLEWEDVHAEACRWEHVMSDAVELRLLKILDNPTESPYGNPIPGLEELQKDSAVTEIGEFRFGVEPLDKVLDAATGESVRVLVRRIAEPVQTDDDAMSVLRRAGALPGREVDSMLDAEGVLVGSREAGGIISDETAGHIFVSVV from the coding sequence ATGGTTGTCGTGAGCGAGCTGATCGATACCACCGAGATGTACCTGCGGACCGTCTACGAGCTGGAAGAAGAAGGCATCCTGCCGCTGCGCGCGCGGATCGCCGAACGGCTGCACCAGTCCGGCCCGACGGTCAGCCAGACGGTGGCGCGGATGGAGCGTGACGGCCTGGTCACGGTCGAGGGCGATCGGCACCTGGAGCTCACCGAGGTCGGCCGGATGCAGGCGACCCGGGTGATGCGCAAGCACCGGCTGGCCGAGCGGCTGCTGGTGGACGTGATCGGCCTGGAGTGGGAAGACGTGCACGCGGAGGCCTGCCGCTGGGAGCACGTGATGAGCGACGCCGTCGAGCTGCGGCTGCTGAAGATCCTGGACAACCCGACCGAGTCGCCGTACGGCAACCCGATCCCGGGCCTGGAGGAGTTGCAGAAGGACAGCGCGGTGACCGAGATCGGCGAGTTCCGGTTCGGCGTCGAGCCGCTCGACAAGGTGCTGGACGCCGCCACCGGCGAGAGCGTCCGGGTGCTGGTCCGGCGGATCGCCGAGCCGGTGCAGACCGACGACGACGCGATGTCCGTACTGCGGCGCGCGGGCGCGCTGCCCGGCCGCGAGGTCGACTCGATGCTCGACGCAGAGGGCGTCCTGGTCGGCAGCCGCGAGGCCGGCGGCATCATCAGCGACGAAACCGCCGGCCACATCTTCGTCTCGGTCGTCTAG
- a CDS encoding class I SAM-dependent methyltransferase has product MPENEIDWPGYLRQFHTATPGSTEALLSRAVSGDHTPYRWLVRAVSAESRRILDLACGNGPVARELYGRWVVGVDNNSVQLSGSPGPKVQADAVHLPFANEAFDVVTCSMGLMVLQPLPEVLAEAARVLRRGGVLAATVPAVRPLRRGDIRTLSGLTTRLRSTPQFPAGGEITGLRDLLRAAGFDVLESQRERYAYTVRSIDDARRLVGALYLPGGSDTRRETAATWLAERAESKEGGLEVAIPVRRITAMRTKLALP; this is encoded by the coding sequence ATGCCTGAGAACGAGATCGACTGGCCCGGGTACTTGCGGCAGTTCCACACCGCGACCCCGGGCAGTACCGAAGCCCTGCTGTCCCGCGCCGTGTCGGGCGACCACACGCCGTACCGGTGGCTGGTCCGTGCCGTGTCCGCGGAGTCGCGCCGGATCCTGGACCTGGCCTGCGGCAACGGTCCGGTCGCCCGCGAGCTGTACGGCCGGTGGGTCGTCGGCGTCGACAACAACTCGGTCCAGCTGAGCGGATCGCCCGGGCCCAAAGTGCAAGCGGACGCGGTGCACCTCCCGTTCGCCAACGAAGCGTTCGACGTCGTGACCTGCTCGATGGGCCTGATGGTCCTGCAGCCGCTGCCAGAGGTGCTCGCCGAGGCTGCTCGCGTACTGCGGCGGGGAGGCGTGCTCGCGGCAACCGTCCCAGCCGTCCGCCCGCTGCGTCGGGGTGACATCCGGACCCTGTCCGGGCTGACCACGCGACTCCGGTCGACGCCGCAGTTCCCGGCGGGTGGTGAGATCACCGGCCTGCGCGACCTCCTTCGCGCGGCCGGCTTCGACGTATTGGAGAGTCAGCGCGAGCGCTACGCGTACACCGTGCGCTCGATCGACGACGCGCGCCGCCTGGTCGGCGCGCTTTACCTGCCTGGCGGTTCGGACACGCGGCGCGAGACCGCCGCGACCTGGCTCGCCGAGCGCGCCGAATCCAAGGAAGGCGGCCTGGAGGTCGCGATCCCGGTGCGCCGCATCACGGCGATGCGCACGAAGCTGGCCCTTCCGTAG
- the pabB gene encoding aminodeoxychorismate synthase component I codes for MTALVWSVRSVDHALDGETVYRELLAGEQVAFWLDGSLTDRAERRVSVLGTSAGADVEVVVRDVADGDVFAELQGLLAAKRARLAAVPAQLAGLFNGGYVGYFGYELKALTGGAAAHEAATPDALWIWANRFVVIDHDAEVSHLVAVHSPDDHAAAAWTESSTANWWMSGRDQPPVAALDLEAHLEQDRATYLAGIDACMAALEAGRTYEVCLTNRVRLPAVQDPLEFYLWQRERNPAPYSAFLRYGELAVASSSPERFLTVDADGWAECRPIKGTAPRSDDAAQDQLAAKALAEDEKTRAENLMIVDLIRNDLGRVSEPGTVQVPQLMAVESYSTMHQLVTTVRGRLRTDVDALDAVRACFPPGSMTGAPKIATMELLDSLESSARGVYSGALGYLTVDGRADLSVVIRTAVLTPDATVVGAGGAIVLDSDPAAEYDEMVLKATATIGGVS; via the coding sequence GTGACTGCTCTGGTCTGGTCGGTTCGCTCGGTGGATCACGCCCTCGACGGCGAGACGGTCTACCGCGAACTACTGGCCGGTGAGCAGGTCGCCTTCTGGCTGGACGGGAGTCTGACCGACCGCGCCGAGCGCCGCGTCTCGGTGCTCGGTACGTCGGCCGGTGCCGATGTCGAGGTCGTCGTACGGGATGTCGCCGACGGTGACGTCTTCGCGGAGTTGCAGGGGTTGCTTGCCGCCAAACGAGCCCGGCTGGCCGCAGTACCGGCGCAGTTGGCGGGTCTCTTCAATGGTGGGTATGTCGGGTACTTCGGGTACGAACTCAAGGCGTTGACCGGGGGAGCGGCGGCTCACGAGGCGGCGACGCCGGACGCGTTGTGGATCTGGGCGAACCGGTTCGTCGTCATCGACCACGACGCCGAGGTCAGCCATCTCGTCGCTGTGCACTCGCCTGATGATCACGCCGCGGCTGCCTGGACGGAGTCGTCGACAGCGAACTGGTGGATGAGCGGGCGTGACCAGCCTCCGGTCGCGGCGCTGGATCTCGAAGCCCATCTGGAGCAGGACCGCGCGACGTACCTGGCCGGGATCGATGCGTGTATGGCCGCGCTCGAGGCCGGCCGGACGTACGAGGTCTGCCTGACGAACCGGGTCCGGTTGCCGGCCGTGCAGGACCCGCTCGAGTTCTACCTGTGGCAACGCGAGCGCAACCCGGCGCCGTACTCGGCCTTCCTCCGGTACGGCGAACTCGCGGTGGCGAGCTCGTCGCCGGAGCGATTCCTGACCGTCGATGCGGACGGGTGGGCCGAATGCCGCCCGATCAAGGGCACCGCGCCGCGCTCGGACGACGCGGCGCAGGACCAGTTGGCCGCGAAGGCACTCGCCGAGGACGAGAAGACCCGCGCCGAGAACCTGATGATCGTCGACCTGATCCGCAACGACCTGGGCCGGGTGAGCGAACCGGGCACGGTCCAGGTGCCGCAGTTGATGGCCGTCGAGAGCTACTCGACGATGCATCAACTGGTGACGACGGTGCGGGGCCGGCTGCGAACCGACGTGGACGCGCTGGACGCCGTACGGGCTTGTTTTCCGCCGGGTTCGATGACTGGTGCGCCGAAGATCGCGACGATGGAACTGCTCGATTCGCTGGAGTCGAGTGCTCGCGGCGTGTACTCGGGCGCGCTCGGCTACCTCACCGTGGACGGCCGCGCGGATCTCAGCGTGGTGATCCGTACGGCGGTACTCACACCGGACGCCACGGTCGTCGGGGCCGGCGGCGCGATCGTGCTCGACTCGGATCCGGCGGCGGAGTACGACGAAATGGTGCTCAAGGCAACGGCAACGATCGGTGGGGTTTCGTGA
- a CDS encoding aminotransferase class IV: MADSFLIAAGKVRGLELHRERFTASCAAAGFDGAGEFWDGSLSRIPTFGRWFPRFELSSDGPALQVRPAPSTGGRIRVAIHTGPDPRTTPLVKGPDLEALAALKQQAFASYSADELLLVDTDGVALEAAYSALAWWEDDTLCFPPSDRPFLPSVTARLVRQLASTQGVPTAERARTADELASYETWLLNALHGIRPIHAWNHGPIDPLPASTATTWQSHLAALARSL; encoded by the coding sequence GTGGCGGATTCGTTCTTGATTGCCGCAGGCAAGGTTCGTGGTCTCGAGTTGCATCGGGAGCGGTTCACCGCTTCGTGTGCCGCGGCCGGCTTCGACGGCGCGGGTGAGTTCTGGGACGGGTCGCTGTCTCGTATCCCTACCTTCGGCCGCTGGTTCCCGCGTTTCGAGCTCTCGTCGGACGGGCCGGCTCTGCAGGTACGCCCCGCACCCTCGACCGGCGGACGGATCCGGGTGGCGATCCACACCGGCCCGGACCCTCGGACGACGCCGCTCGTCAAAGGCCCCGACCTGGAAGCGCTCGCCGCCCTGAAGCAGCAGGCCTTCGCCTCGTACTCCGCCGACGAACTCCTCTTGGTCGACACCGACGGCGTCGCCCTCGAAGCGGCGTACTCCGCTCTCGCGTGGTGGGAAGACGACACCCTCTGCTTCCCGCCTTCCGACCGCCCGTTCCTCCCCTCTGTCACCGCTCGCCTCGTCCGCCAACTGGCTTCAACACAAGGCGTCCCCACCGCCGAACGCGCCCGCACCGCCGACGAACTCGCGTCGTACGAGACCTGGCTCCTCAACGCCCTCCACGGCATCCGCCCCATCCACGCCTGGAACCACGGCCCCATCGACCCCCTCCCCGCCTCCACCGCCACCACCTGGCAATCCCACCTAGCAGCCTTGGCCCGCTCCCTCTAA
- a CDS encoding SPFH domain-containing protein: MSADVDVMVEMPKPKVTERSARDLNGWPLLGVALLLIAAGIALFSVGVSGEHIALVVVAVLLFLAGLVVSAGLTPVSPGRARVLQILGRYAGTIRTDGLRWVNPISVRTEISTRIRNHETAVAKVNDADGNPIEIAAVVVWQVEDTAQARFEVDDFVEFVAIQTETAVRHIANSYPYDVHNLEGGLSLRDSTDEITGTLSAEIAARVQAAGVHVIESRITHLAYAPEIAQAMLRRQQAGAVVAARQQIVEGAVGMVEMALEKLSERNVVELDEERKATMVSNLMVVLCGDRDAQPVVNTGSLYQ; the protein is encoded by the coding sequence ATGAGTGCGGATGTTGATGTGATGGTGGAGATGCCCAAGCCGAAGGTGACCGAGCGGTCGGCGCGGGATTTGAATGGCTGGCCGTTGCTTGGCGTGGCCTTGCTGTTGATCGCCGCCGGGATCGCGTTGTTCAGCGTCGGGGTGAGCGGCGAGCACATCGCGCTCGTCGTCGTCGCCGTGCTGCTGTTCCTGGCCGGTCTCGTCGTCTCGGCGGGACTCACCCCGGTGTCGCCCGGACGTGCCCGGGTGCTGCAGATCCTCGGCCGGTACGCCGGCACGATCCGCACCGACGGTTTGCGCTGGGTCAACCCGATCTCGGTCCGCACGGAGATCTCCACCCGGATCCGCAACCACGAGACGGCCGTTGCCAAGGTCAACGATGCCGACGGCAACCCGATCGAGATCGCGGCCGTCGTCGTGTGGCAGGTGGAGGACACGGCGCAGGCGCGGTTCGAGGTGGACGACTTCGTGGAGTTCGTGGCGATCCAGACCGAGACCGCCGTACGGCACATCGCGAACAGCTACCCGTACGACGTCCACAACCTCGAGGGCGGTCTGTCCTTGCGGGACAGCACGGACGAGATCACCGGGACGCTCTCGGCGGAGATCGCTGCCCGGGTGCAGGCGGCCGGCGTGCACGTGATCGAATCACGCATCACCCACCTCGCCTACGCCCCTGAGATCGCCCAGGCGATGCTGCGTCGCCAGCAGGCCGGCGCCGTCGTCGCCGCTCGTCAGCAGATCGTCGAAGGCGCGGTCGGCATGGTCGAGATGGCACTGGAGAAGTTGTCCGAGCGGAACGTCGTCGAGCTCGACGAAGAGCGCAAGGCAACCATGGTCAGCAACTTGATGGTGGTGCTCTGCGGCGACCGTGACGCCCAACCGGTGGTCAACACCGGCTCGCTCTACCAGTGA